CATCCCTTACATAAACACTTAATCCTGCGCAGTCTCAAAACAATAACATGTAATTTAATTCTGTATTCACTGTAGGAATCTTACGTTGATGTGAAGGTCTCCAGCAACCTCAGTGACAGAAGTGATATCTTTAAGTTTTACGACTAGTTTCCCATCCACCAAATTAACAGTAgtctagaaaaatataaaaaagttaccaTAAGTTATAGAGATTTATCAATTTGCAAAGATGGAGTGGATTAACATTCCTGGTCATTTCCATGTATATTTTTAGTCAAAATTTTAAAATGTAACATGACCAGGCTTAGCTGAGTTTGTAGAGTGCACATTATAAGGCTGATGACTTTAAAGAGTGAAGAACTTACCTTAATTTTTTCAGTGGAAAAAGTTTCCATTTCTGCCTCCTGTCCAATAGTGAACTCGTTACGTTGGACCCTAGGTCCTGTAGTCACCGTGACCACAAAGTGATCGCCATTTTGTACAATCTCAGTTACACTCTTTACATTTTTTCCTTTCTCGATCAAGTCATCGGGAATACCTGGGAACACAATACAGGATTGCAAACCTTATGTAGATAAAATGTAGATGTGTTTTTGAATTTGGTTGGCAATACAGAACACTGGAAGTATAGACATTTTACAAACTTTTTGTGCAGTTCTGCCCATTTATTTTGGCTCCATGGGTTTAGAACTTCCTAAAGAAGAAGGTATATAGATCTGTACAGTAACATCGTAAATCTTTGGGTACCAATACCAAAATCATGAAAGTTCAAGTTGTGGTATATTCTTTACTTCTCTACAACAAGTTCTGCTTACTACAGGTAGTGATGTCTTGGAGATATTAGGAAAAGCAGACCAAATCAAGTGGGACATGGA
This region of Ranitomeya imitator isolate aRanImi1 chromosome 1, aRanImi1.pri, whole genome shotgun sequence genomic DNA includes:
- the LOC138657268 gene encoding fatty acid-binding protein, liver-like — translated: MAFNGTFELQSQENFEAFGKAIGIPDDLIEKGKNVKSVTEIVQNGDHFVVTVTTGPRVQRNEFTIGQEAEMETFSTEKIKTTVNLVDGKLVVKLKDITSVTEVAGDLHINVLTVKDIVYKRISKRV